One genomic region from Candidatus Methylomirabilota bacterium encodes:
- a CDS encoding DUF169 domain-containing protein translates to MATETYDWDAIINGLNQYLRLRSIPIGMKLFETVEEMEAIPKIRRPKSKHTTDQIVAQARQLGWTVGITMDDLIGAQCGAVIGLHPQDEEWLSGHRMAGVWFKTPEDASLHQHAMDCVPYGRYRAMAVAPLASNRLDPPDICLLYGTPGQMIFMINGLQWVGYRKMAFTSVGESACADSWGKALKTGEPALTIPCYAERRYGGVADDEMLMATPPCYLPKMLDGLAALSKNGLRYPVPPYGIQSDAGAGLSVSYSEKEKKKV, encoded by the coding sequence GTGGCCACCGAGACCTATGACTGGGACGCGATCATCAATGGGCTGAACCAGTACCTCCGTCTCCGGAGCATCCCCATCGGCATGAAGCTCTTCGAGACCGTCGAGGAGATGGAGGCCATCCCGAAGATCCGCCGGCCGAAGAGCAAGCACACCACGGACCAGATCGTGGCCCAGGCCCGCCAGCTCGGCTGGACGGTGGGCATCACCATGGACGACCTGATCGGCGCCCAGTGCGGCGCGGTGATCGGGCTCCATCCCCAGGACGAGGAATGGCTCTCCGGCCATCGCATGGCCGGGGTGTGGTTCAAGACGCCGGAGGACGCGAGCCTCCACCAGCATGCCATGGACTGCGTTCCCTATGGCCGCTACCGCGCCATGGCCGTGGCGCCGCTCGCCTCCAACCGGCTCGATCCCCCGGATATCTGCCTGCTCTACGGCACGCCGGGGCAGATGATCTTCATGATCAACGGCCTGCAGTGGGTGGGCTACAGAAAGATGGCCTTCACCTCGGTCGGCGAATCGGCCTGCGCGGATTCATGGGGCAAGGCGCTCAAGACCGGCGAGCCGGCCCTGACCATCCCGTGCTATGCGGAGCGGCGCTATGGCGGGGTCGCCGACGACGAGATGCTCATGGCCACGCCGCCCTGCTACCTGCCCAAGATGCTCGACGGCCTGGCCGCCCTGTCGAAGAACGGTCTGCGCTACCCTGTGCCGCCCTACGGCATCCAGAGCGACGCGGGCGCGGGCCTCTCCGTCTCCTACTCCGAGAAGGAAAAGAAGAAGGTCTGA
- a CDS encoding MOSC domain-containing protein encodes MWQGSVVSIHITRSAGQPMETVPQVHAVTGRGLEGDRYFLGTGYYSDRPGAGGREVTLIETETLEALPAEGPIKISASESRRNIATAGVPLNHLVGREFWVGDVRMRGTRLCEPCRYLDGLTQTGVMATLIHRAGLRAQILNDGVIRPGDTVKPA; translated from the coding sequence ATGTGGCAGGGCTCGGTGGTCTCGATCCACATCACGCGGTCGGCCGGCCAGCCCATGGAGACGGTGCCCCAGGTCCACGCCGTGACGGGTCGCGGCCTCGAAGGCGACCGATACTTCCTCGGGACCGGCTACTACTCGGACAGGCCCGGCGCGGGCGGACGCGAGGTGACGCTCATCGAGACGGAAACGCTCGAGGCCTTGCCCGCCGAGGGGCCCATCAAGATCTCAGCCTCGGAGAGCCGCCGCAACATCGCGACGGCCGGCGTGCCCCTCAACCACCTGGTGGGTCGCGAGTTCTGGGTGGGCGACGTGCGTATGCGCGGCACGCGGCTCTGCGAGCCCTGCCGCTACCTCGACGGCCTGACCCAGACCGGCGTCATGGCCACGCTCATCCACCGCGCCGGGTTGCGCGCGCAGATCCTCAACGACGGGGTCATCCGCCCCGGCGACACCGTCAAGCCCGCCTGA
- a CDS encoding glucose 1-dehydrogenase codes for MGAFDLKGRVAVVTGGNGGIGLGMARGLAEAGAALVVAARNREKSARAVAELKGLGADAEAIAVDVAQEASVEALVKETVARFGRLDILVNNAGINIRKAPHELSLDEWRQVLDTNLTSAFLASHAVHPIMKRQGGGKIINIGSMMSIFGASFAPAYGASKGGIVQFTKACASAWALDNIQVNAVLPGWIDTELTQRARQQVEGLHDSVLRRTPAKRWGTGADMAGVAVFLASPASDFVTGSAIPVDGGYSIQG; via the coding sequence GTGGGCGCATTCGACCTGAAGGGCAGGGTGGCGGTGGTCACGGGCGGCAATGGGGGCATCGGGTTGGGCATGGCGCGCGGGCTCGCGGAGGCCGGGGCGGCGCTCGTGGTGGCGGCGCGCAACCGCGAGAAGAGCGCGCGGGCCGTGGCCGAGCTCAAGGGGCTCGGCGCGGATGCCGAGGCGATTGCCGTGGATGTCGCGCAGGAAGCCTCGGTGGAGGCCCTGGTCAAGGAGACGGTGGCGCGCTTTGGCCGCCTCGACATCCTCGTCAACAATGCGGGTATCAACATCCGGAAAGCGCCGCACGAGCTTTCCCTCGACGAGTGGCGCCAGGTCCTCGACACCAATCTCACCAGCGCCTTCCTGGCCAGCCACGCCGTCCATCCGATCATGAAGCGGCAGGGCGGCGGCAAGATCATCAATATCGGGTCGATGATGTCGATTTTCGGCGCCTCTTTCGCGCCCGCCTATGGGGCCTCCAAGGGTGGGATCGTGCAGTTCACGAAGGCCTGTGCCTCCGCTTGGGCGCTCGACAATATCCAGGTCAATGCCGTGCTCCCGGGCTGGATAGATACCGAGCTGACCCAGCGGGCCCGGCAGCAAGTCGAAGGCCTCCACGACAGCGTCCTGCGCAGGACACCTGCCAAGCGCTGGGGCACGGGGGCCGACATGGCGGGAGTGGCCGTCTTCCTCGCGAGCCCGGCCTCCGACTTCGTGACGGGGTCGGCCATTCCTGTGGACGGCGGCTATTCCATACAGGGCTGA
- a CDS encoding beta-ketoacyl-[acyl-carrier-protein] synthase family protein gives MGALQEGPGTPSGGRPTPRPERIAILAGGVCTPIGQDLDAFWSGLLTGADGISRIERFAVDDLRVGSGGEIKKLTRAVEWPRVPDCRASRLLVSAADDLLSQAGARPLAVAPERLAVVVGTALGGVEEGERALAGEVARLPRALYDAPAHALKRWLGARGPAITVATACASGASAMGMGAELLRRDEADMVVAGGYDGLCRFVLRGFNGLRSLTRDKVRPFDRRRSGLLLGEAAGLVLLCRERDAGTTRLGTLLGYGSASDASHIAAPDPDGRGIERAMRRALAQAGIDADDVDFVSAHGTATTLNDASEAKALRRVLGARPVPVNSIKGAIGHTMGAAAALEAILCLLAGRHGQVPATLGLEELDPDCDLDLIQGGPRELRPRVSLSTSLGFGGCNAALVLEGAA, from the coding sequence ATGGGCGCTCTCCAGGAGGGGCCGGGAACACCGTCGGGAGGGCGCCCGACTCCGAGGCCCGAACGTATCGCCATTCTTGCCGGCGGTGTGTGCACCCCGATCGGTCAAGACCTCGATGCCTTCTGGTCCGGCCTGCTCACGGGCGCCGACGGCATCTCACGCATCGAGCGCTTTGCCGTCGACGATCTCCGCGTGGGGAGCGGCGGCGAGATCAAGAAGCTCACCCGTGCCGTCGAGTGGCCCCGCGTGCCCGATTGCCGGGCGAGCCGTCTGCTCGTCTCCGCCGCGGATGATCTCCTGAGTCAGGCGGGCGCGCGGCCTCTCGCCGTGGCGCCGGAGCGTCTGGCCGTCGTGGTCGGCACGGCGCTGGGCGGCGTCGAAGAGGGCGAGCGGGCGCTGGCCGGCGAGGTGGCGCGCCTGCCGCGCGCGCTCTATGACGCGCCCGCGCATGCGCTCAAGCGCTGGCTGGGGGCCCGCGGGCCGGCCATCACGGTCGCCACCGCGTGTGCTTCGGGGGCGAGCGCCATGGGCATGGGCGCCGAGCTTCTGCGACGAGACGAGGCCGATATGGTCGTGGCGGGCGGCTACGATGGGCTCTGCCGCTTCGTCCTGCGCGGCTTCAACGGCCTCCGGTCGCTCACGCGAGACAAGGTCCGCCCCTTCGACCGGAGACGGAGCGGATTGCTGCTGGGCGAGGCCGCGGGCCTGGTCTTGCTGTGCCGCGAGCGTGATGCCGGGACGACCCGTCTGGGCACGCTCCTGGGCTATGGCAGCGCGAGCGATGCCTCGCACATCGCCGCGCCCGATCCGGACGGTCGCGGGATAGAGCGGGCCATGCGCCGCGCCCTCGCTCAAGCCGGCATCGACGCGGATGACGTGGATTTCGTCAGCGCCCACGGTACCGCCACCACGCTCAACGATGCCAGTGAGGCCAAGGCGCTGCGACGCGTGCTGGGCGCGCGGCCCGTTCCCGTCAATTCGATCAAGGGAGCGATCGGCCACACCATGGGCGCCGCGGCGGCGCTGGAAGCCATCCTCTGCCTGCTCGCGGGGCGACATGGGCAAGTCCCGGCCACCCTCGGTCTGGAGGAGCTCGACCCCGACTGCGACCTCGACCTGATCCAGGGAGGGCCCCGGGAGCTCCGCCCTCGCGTATCGCTCAGCACCTCGCTGGGCTTTGGTGGGTGCAATGCCGCGCTCGTGCTGGAGGGTGCGGCGTGA
- a CDS encoding beta-ketoacyl synthase N-terminal-like domain-containing protein → MRGPAIRAIGLLTGWGMGAAAVPPDAAAAAKGRDVLGLDRPALDPERFRRSPRECVLGVAAVAAMLEDAGEGREAISGEDTGLVFVTAAAYAASNRQHIDPRGANVYFPYTAPAAMSGEVAIEYGITGPYGILIGGPTAGVDAIAHAAGMLDEETCRRVLVLGVEIFEECADLYDRAGGLRGPLVEAACSLWLEPGEGALTLVRGRGGRGGSGGARRRLGEMLACEPLATLALDRESHGRGPLEIHAGWRGETTSLRWSHAPYRARRRAA, encoded by the coding sequence ATGCGAGGGCCCGCCATCCGCGCCATCGGGCTCCTGACGGGCTGGGGCATGGGGGCCGCAGCCGTGCCGCCGGATGCCGCGGCCGCCGCGAAGGGCCGTGACGTGCTCGGCCTCGACCGGCCCGCCCTCGACCCCGAGCGCTTCCGGCGCTCGCCTCGCGAATGCGTGCTGGGAGTTGCGGCGGTGGCCGCGATGCTCGAAGATGCGGGAGAGGGGCGCGAGGCCATTTCGGGCGAGGACACCGGGTTGGTGTTCGTGACGGCCGCGGCCTATGCGGCATCGAACCGGCAGCACATCGATCCCCGCGGCGCGAACGTGTACTTCCCGTATACCGCGCCGGCCGCCATGTCCGGGGAAGTCGCCATCGAGTACGGGATCACCGGGCCCTACGGCATCCTGATCGGTGGGCCGACGGCCGGCGTGGATGCCATCGCGCATGCCGCCGGAATGCTCGACGAGGAGACGTGCCGCCGGGTGCTCGTGCTCGGCGTCGAGATCTTCGAGGAATGTGCCGACCTCTATGACCGGGCGGGCGGACTCCGCGGGCCCCTCGTCGAGGCCGCCTGCTCTCTCTGGCTCGAGCCGGGCGAGGGCGCCCTGACCCTCGTGCGGGGTCGGGGCGGGCGCGGAGGCTCCGGCGGCGCGCGGCGGCGGCTGGGAGAGATGCTCGCCTGCGAGCCGCTGGCCACCCTCGCGCTCGACCGGGAGTCGCACGGACGGGGACCACTCGAGATCCACGCGGGCTGGCGCGGGGAGACCACGAGCTTGCGGTGGAGCCATGCACCATACCGGGCGCGCCGACGCGCGGCCTGA
- a CDS encoding acyl carrier protein, whose amino-acid sequence MTQKEILDELKAIIVERLKFDPRRAAEMTADTTLPKGIEGSLGLDSLDFIELSVAMEERFGIVIDEGQDLADEFRSLDSLSRWILSKTA is encoded by the coding sequence ATGACGCAGAAGGAAATCCTGGACGAGCTGAAGGCCATTATCGTGGAGCGACTGAAGTTCGATCCGCGGCGCGCGGCCGAGATGACGGCCGACACCACCCTGCCCAAGGGCATCGAAGGCTCGCTCGGGCTCGACTCGCTGGACTTCATCGAGCTCTCCGTGGCCATGGAGGAGCGCTTCGGCATCGTCATCGACGAGGGCCAGGATCTGGCCGACGAGTTCCGCTCCCTCGACAGCCTCTCGCGCTGGATCCTCTCCAAGACCGCATGA
- a CDS encoding beta-ketoacyl-[acyl-carrier-protein] synthase family protein, whose translation MTRVVVSGLGVVSPYGTGAKTFWTGLAHGTCAIRPLTAIDTAGFRSRIGAEVPAEVLASLGPSRRRARADRLALAAAREALADADISPGDRACAGLFIGAVGGGMLEAEEWYWEESRTGRPSPRIGALRSVLPSTHAETLGFRLGLRGPKETVVMACASGAASLALGLDLIRSGATPLAVCGGVDALTRVCFMGFNALRLLDLEPCRPFDRDRKGMSIGEAAAFVVLEDLDHCRDRGGRVYAELLGAGMTTDAHHVTSPEPAGEGMVRAIEEALTAAGRAPEDIGYVNAHGTGTPQNDRVEALALARVFGPGRVLVSSTKSLVGHTMAAAGSVEAVASVLALQHGLVPPTANLRATDPDVPFDCVPETARIVELDAVLSNSFGFGGQNVTLVFGR comes from the coding sequence ATGACCCGCGTGGTGGTCAGCGGGCTGGGCGTGGTCAGCCCTTACGGGACTGGCGCCAAGACCTTCTGGACCGGGCTTGCGCATGGAACCTGCGCGATCCGTCCCCTGACCGCGATAGACACCGCCGGCTTCCGCTCCCGGATAGGCGCCGAGGTGCCTGCCGAGGTGCTCGCCTCGCTCGGCCCCTCGCGGCGGCGCGCCCGCGCCGACCGCCTGGCCCTGGCCGCGGCGCGCGAGGCGCTGGCCGATGCCGACATCTCCCCGGGCGATCGCGCCTGCGCGGGGCTCTTCATCGGCGCCGTGGGCGGCGGGATGCTCGAGGCCGAGGAGTGGTACTGGGAAGAGTCGCGCACGGGCCGCCCCTCGCCCAGGATAGGCGCGCTCCGCTCCGTCCTCCCGTCGACTCATGCCGAGACTCTGGGCTTCCGCCTCGGCCTCCGAGGTCCCAAGGAGACCGTGGTCATGGCCTGCGCCTCCGGCGCGGCCTCGCTCGCGCTCGGACTCGATCTGATCCGCTCCGGCGCCACCCCGCTCGCCGTCTGCGGTGGCGTGGATGCCCTCACGCGCGTCTGCTTCATGGGCTTCAATGCCCTTCGCCTCCTCGACCTCGAGCCGTGCCGTCCCTTCGACCGCGACCGGAAGGGCATGTCCATCGGCGAAGCCGCCGCCTTCGTCGTGCTCGAAGATCTCGACCACTGCCGCGACCGCGGCGGGCGCGTCTATGCGGAGCTCCTGGGGGCGGGCATGACCACCGATGCGCATCATGTCACCTCGCCCGAGCCCGCGGGGGAGGGGATGGTCCGCGCCATCGAGGAAGCGCTGACCGCGGCCGGGCGTGCGCCCGAGGATATCGGCTACGTCAACGCTCACGGGACGGGCACTCCGCAGAACGACCGGGTCGAGGCGCTGGCCCTGGCGCGAGTCTTCGGCCCGGGCCGCGTGCTCGTGAGCTCGACCAAGTCGCTGGTGGGGCACACCATGGCGGCCGCGGGCAGCGTGGAGGCGGTGGCAAGCGTGCTCGCGCTTCAGCACGGTCTGGTCCCTCCTACCGCCAACCTGCGCGCGACGGATCCGGACGTGCCCTTCGATTGTGTGCCGGAGACGGCGCGAATCGTCGAGCTCGACGCGGTCCTGTCCAATTCCTTCGGCTTCGGCGGCCAGAACGTGACCCTGGTCTTCGGCCGATGA
- a CDS encoding beta-ketoacyl synthase N-terminal-like domain-containing protein has protein sequence MSAPRRVVITGMGSVSAGGIGGTASVARILAETSATSIGPVRAFDTTGWPSRLGAEVDDAALEALLDPAAARRLSRICRLTVAACRLAVEDSGVARGPALGLVVGTEHGDFRSSEEFVTGYLKRGPSGLSPMIFPNTVMNSMAAVAAIEIGARGPSVTVNQATVAGDLAVARAAALVRDGRAVAVVAGGVDELLAHVYRRLSEMGMLSPGAGRGTEGCRPYEPDHNGAVLGEGATFLVLEDLESARARGAVVYAEIRSAASGNLPVAPHTAPRGRRDPHSPALRALASTGAAPSAVTACYGSGNGDPALDDWELGLLAADRFPAPISLAPRFGQHGGLGALRVAAAALHDGGSMPTPARELVMVHGLARGGCRTALLIDRAA, from the coding sequence ATGAGCGCGCCCCGCCGCGTCGTCATCACCGGGATGGGCTCGGTCAGCGCCGGCGGCATTGGCGGCACCGCCTCCGTGGCCCGGATCCTGGCCGAGACCTCGGCGACCTCCATCGGTCCCGTACGCGCCTTCGACACCACGGGCTGGCCGAGCCGGCTCGGGGCCGAGGTGGACGACGCCGCGCTCGAGGCTCTCCTCGATCCCGCCGCCGCGCGCCGGCTGTCGCGGATCTGCCGTCTGACCGTGGCGGCCTGTCGTCTCGCCGTCGAGGACTCCGGGGTGGCGCGGGGTCCCGCCCTCGGCCTGGTCGTCGGCACGGAGCATGGAGATTTCCGCTCGAGCGAGGAGTTCGTCACCGGCTACCTCAAGCGCGGGCCGTCGGGGCTTTCCCCGATGATCTTTCCCAATACGGTCATGAACAGCATGGCCGCCGTGGCCGCCATCGAGATCGGCGCCCGGGGGCCATCGGTCACGGTCAACCAGGCCACGGTGGCGGGAGATCTGGCCGTGGCGCGGGCGGCCGCCCTCGTGAGAGATGGACGCGCGGTCGCGGTGGTGGCGGGAGGCGTCGACGAGCTCCTCGCCCACGTCTACCGGCGGTTGAGCGAGATGGGCATGCTCTCGCCCGGGGCCGGCCGCGGCACGGAAGGCTGCCGACCGTATGAGCCGGACCACAATGGAGCGGTGCTCGGCGAAGGAGCGACCTTTCTCGTCCTGGAGGATCTGGAATCCGCGCGCGCGCGCGGAGCGGTCGTCTACGCCGAGATCCGGTCGGCCGCGTCCGGGAATCTGCCCGTGGCTCCCCACACCGCCCCCCGCGGCCGGCGCGATCCCCACTCGCCGGCCCTCCGGGCTCTGGCCTCGACGGGAGCGGCGCCGTCGGCCGTCACCGCGTGCTACGGCTCCGGCAATGGCGATCCCGCCCTCGACGACTGGGAGCTTGGCCTCTTGGCCGCCGACCGCTTCCCCGCTCCCATATCGCTGGCCCCTCGCTTCGGACAGCACGGTGGGCTCGGCGCGCTCCGGGTCGCGGCCGCGGCCCTCCATGACGGGGGCAGCATGCCCACCCCCGCCCGTGAGCTCGTCATGGTCCACGGGCTCGCCCGTGGCGGCTGCCGCACCGCGCTTCTCATCGACCGCGCGGCATGA